The window TCGGACTCGGATTCGGACTCGGATTCGGACTCGGATTCGGACTCGGATTCGGACTCGGATTCGGATTCGGATTCGGACAGCGACTCGGACAGCGACACCGACACCGACACCGACACGGACACGGACACGGATAGCGACACCGACACCGACACCGACACGGACACCGACACCGACACGGACACGGACACCGATACAGACACGGACACCGACACCGACACGGATACCGATACCGACACGGATACCGATACCGACACCGACACCGAAGTGGTGTGCCTGAGCTTCGATGAGACGACACGGCCGACGGTCTTCGCGGACACGACCGCGGCCAGGACCGAATACACCGCGCAGGGCGTCACCTTCGCCGGGCCCGACGCGGACGACGGCTGCGGGCTGCTCGACTCGTCCAGCTTCACGCCGGACGCCCACAGCTCCCCGAACTTCTGCGCGTTCAACTCGAGCTCGTCGTTTTCGGGCGGAGGCACGCCGCAGGGGCCGGAGACGCTCACCTTCGCGCCTCCGGCGTCCGACGTGTCCCTGTGGACCAGCTCGAGCGGGAGCTCTTCCTTCTCCATGACGGCCTACAACTCCTCGATGTCGGTGGTCGACTCGACGAGCCTCACCTCGTCCTCCACGCCCTCGATGGCGCAGGTGTCGGGCGCCGGCATCACCACGGTCGTGGTGAGCTCCTCGGCTTCGGTCTGGGCGTTCGACGATCTCTGTTTCACTCACTGAAGACCCGGCTTACAATCCAGGTGTAATTCCGACAGGGAGGGGACTCTCATGACGACTCCGGGACGTTCTAGGCGCGGCGCGATCTTGGCGTGTGCGGCGGCGTGCGCCGCGGCGCTGTCGATTGGCGGCTGCAAGGGCGACGCGAAGGTTTTCAACCAGACGTGCGAGGACGTGGGCGGCGGCACCTCGGTCGCCGCGCCCGAGCACCTGTTCAACGTGAGCATCGGCAACACGGGGTGGTTCTCGAGCCCGGCGGTGTACGATCTCGACGGCGACGGCGACAAGGAGATCATCGCGCCTTTCTACGACATCGCGGTCTGGGATCACACGGGGAGCCTCCTCTGTCAGGTGCCGCACGACGTGAGCCACACCGGGCGCGTCTACGCCCCGGGCGTCGTCGCGGATCTCGAGGGCGACGGCACGGTCGAGGTCGTCGTCGCGGCCGGGGAGGGGAGCGTCGCGGCGTACGAGTGGGTCGGCGGCGCGCTCGCGATCAAGGCGGGCTGGCCGGCGACGACCTGCATCGAGGGGAGCTGCTTCGAGGTGCGGTCGATAGGCGCCGACGACCTCGACGGCGACGGCACGATCGAGATCGCCGTGTCGGACACGCGCAGCGAGCAGCCGCCCGGTTACGAGAGCACGAACCCCCACGTCTTCGTGTTCGAGCCGGACGGGTCGATCCGCGACGGCTGGCCCCGCTACGACACGCGCACCGGCGTGGGCGCCGATCTGCCGGGCGGCGTGGACTCGAACTGCTACGGGCACAGCGGCTACGGGTCGTACGGCCTGAACGTCGGTTTGGGCGACGTCGACGACGACGCGGATGTCGAGATCCTGGTGACGTACGACAACCACCACATCCAGGCGTTCAACCCGGACGGCACGGCGGTGCTCGCGGACACGTCGTACTTCACCCGGCGCGGCGACGACGCGTGCGAGGGCTCCCCCATGAGCTGGGGGCAGTTCATCCGCTGGCTGGACCCGCAGGTCGAGGAGGATCACTACCACCTCCACACCGGCGACTGGCCGGACATCAACCAGACGATGTGGCTCCAGTGGACGAACTCGCCGCCGAGCGTCGGCGACATCGACGGCGACGGCCGGAACGAGGTGGTCGGCGTGCCGAACGTCGAGATGGACGAGCCGTACGTCACGTACCACCACGCCGTGATGGTGCTGCAGGGCGACTACGAGGTCACCGGGCACGCCTCCGCGCGCCGCCTGCCGGGGTGGGAGGAGCTCCCGCTCACCGAGGCGCCGCTCCCCAACGACGACTGGTACCCGCCGGGG of the Pseudomonadota bacterium genome contains:
- a CDS encoding FG-GAP-like repeat-containing protein → MTTPGRSRRGAILACAAACAAALSIGGCKGDAKVFNQTCEDVGGGTSVAAPEHLFNVSIGNTGWFSSPAVYDLDGDGDKEIIAPFYDIAVWDHTGSLLCQVPHDVSHTGRVYAPGVVADLEGDGTVEVVVAAGEGSVAAYEWVGGALAIKAGWPATTCIEGSCFEVRSIGADDLDGDGTIEIAVSDTRSEQPPGYESTNPHVFVFEPDGSIRDGWPRYDTRTGVGADLPGGVDSNCYGHSGYGSYGLNVGLGDVDDDADVEILVTYDNHHIQAFNPDGTAVLADTSYFTRRGDDACEGSPMSWGQFIRWLDPQVEEDHYHLHTGDWPDINQTMWLQWTNSPPSVGDIDGDGRNEVVGVPNVEMDEPYVTYHHAVMVLQGDYEVTGHASARRLPGWEELPLTEAPLPNDDWYPPGVVPSPAIVNIEGDARNEIVTPAGDGYMYAFGPEPTLLWRTDYAQGRPLVNASEAAVADLSGDGRPEIVFGTFGEPGGEDGRLVILSSAGERLHDIKLPNQDPSSGNGVGAAATPTIADLDGDGDLEILVLTIDHGLDVFTVEGSACNCVPAGADPELYCGPWPTGRGNYLRNGRAPGN